TCTTTAGCCCGTTCTAGAGGAAATGTTACTGTGCCATAGCGATAGCCACCAACAAGAATCGCTGCGCCGACAACAACCAACATATTGCTGATAATCGCACCTGTCCAAGCGGCTTTTGCTAGCGGTCCCAAACCTTTAGCTACGGCAATCAAACCAAAAATCAGTTCTGGCAAGTTACTAAAGGCAGCATTCAGCATCCCGCCCCAAATCGTGCCGACTCTCTCAGCCAATTGATCTGTTGCTTCTCCAATCCAATAAGCAACTACAATCAGGCCCAGACAGGAGGTAAAAAATAACCCGACCTCGTTTCTAATTATTGGTATGAATGCTACAGCAAAACTGATAGGTACAAAAATAGCTAGCCAGTGAATACTCGGCTGATAAATAGCTGCCGTGGCAAATAGAGCTTTTGACTTTACTTTTTGCGGTGCTTGTTTTGGTTTTTTCAACATCTTGTTACTCTCTACAGTCACTACACCCCTACTGCCCCTTTCAAGGGTAGGTATTTCACAAAGAAGTATCGAGGCAGGTAAAATACAGAACTAATTAGCCTGCTAAAGAAGGATGCAGGAAGAAAGCAGCGGCTAGCATAGCATAAGTTATCAACAGTAATATTCCCTCTAGCCAGTTAGCGCGTCTGTCGGTTTTGACGGAGTTTGTCATTAAAACTGCAATGCCCAACCCCAAGACTGTAAAGTTGTCAAAGTCCAAGTTCATTGGTTTACCCATAATCAGACCAGCAAAAACTAAGATTGGAGTTACAAACATAGCAATTTGCAGGCTGGAGCCGATCGCGACTGAGGATGCTAACTCGACCTTATTTTTGGTGCCGCAAATGCCACAGGTAATGATTTCAACTGCTGCACCAAACATAGGAATCAGAATGACTCCAGTAAAAAGTTCTGTTACACCTGTGGTAGCGATCGCCTCTTCTAAACTACTTACAAGTACTTCCGAGACAAATAACAGAACTATTGTTGTTGCCAGAAGCAGTCCAATGTGGAGTTTTAATTTATATAATCCTCTAGCTTCGCTACCGTAGCTTTCAGGTTCAGCATCCTCATCTAATCCGTAAAGATAGCTATGGGTTTTCATTGAGAACAGCAACATCAAGATGTAACAGATGAGCATGAGTGCTGATGCAATATAAGAAAAACCATTAGTTGTTTCCAGGTACAAAGTAATAGAGGTAATCTCAATTGCAGTTGGAGCCAGCAAAAAAACAACTACCAAGTTGAGCATAGAAGCATTTACTCTAGCAACTGTACCAAGATTTTCTGCATTCAGGCGAAAAGGTTGCTTCTGGACATGCAATCCCCCTAAGAAGAGAGCAAAACCTAAACCTAATAATAGGTTTGCCATGATTGAGCCGATTAAACTAGCTTTGACTACTTCTATCAGTCCGGCTTGGAGGGCGACTACGGAGACAATCATTTCAGTTGCATTGCCAAAAGTTGCGTTAAGCAAACCGCCAAAGGTAGGGCCAATACGAGTAGCGATCGCTTCTGTAAAGTTGGCAATCCAAGCTGCTAAAGGAATAATTGCCAAACCTGCCATGATAAAGACAAGCAATGGATTAACATCCAGTCTGCTCAAAATTAAGCAAATGGGTACAAAAATCAGCATCCGTAAAAGTAATGCATCTTTACGGGACATGAAGCGATTGCTTGTGCTTAATATCTCTTGGTTAGATTTTGTGACTGACATAGTTATCACTCTAAAGTTTGATTGTTTGACTGAAGAGAATGAAGAATGTGACAACTTCTAGGTGATTAAACACCTAATTTAAATTCACTACTATTTTGGTGATAAAACCACCCCGAATCAGCAAATATTTGTTAATTTACCGGGAAAAACTAAATAGATTTTTCCCAATATAAACAATCCCGTAACAGAAGCAGCATTTCAAAATAACATGTAAGCACTAGGAAAGTTAGTACTAAAAATAATCTTGAGCAAAATACTTGAATATTAGATCAAGACTAACTCAACTTTGCTCTAGAAATTATTTATGAATAACATGAAGTTTGCTTGATTACCCAAAACTGACATCAAACCTCTCCTCTAAGCTTAGAATTTATAATGAAAAGCCGTATTATAGACGAGGAGTGCAGTAGCTTCTGCACTCTTATGATCAATGTTCAGCTCTTTTCGTCTACATAAATCTCTTTGTCTCTTTACGAACAAGAAAGGTAAAAAGGTGTTAAAAGTCAGTTTTTTGATGACGCAGGTAATACAATCAAGTTGACATTACAGCCATTTCTCATGGCTAAATCACCTTTATCTTGAGGAGATATTTGCCAATTCAGTTTCTTTGAAATTTTCAGATTCATCTGAAGTTGAAGATTGTACTACTAGTACTGAGCAAGGTGCATGATGAGTGACATAGTTGCTGACACTACCTAAAATAAATTCACTAATTCCTGTAATTCCCCGACGCCCCATTACGATTAAATCAGCCTCCCAGGTTTTAGCTGTTTCGCAAATAATACGGCTAGGACTACCTAAAATTTGAGAATACTCAGTTGATACACCTGCTGCAATTGCTTCATTTGCAAAAGATTTGAGTAGATCCAAACCAGGCTTCTCAAACTCTTCCCAGCGTTTCTTGCTTTCTGAAGTATTCATTAATGACAATATCCCAGGGGTATCTTTGTCATCCAAAGATAGAACATGCAGTAATCTCAGGTTTGCTCTGGTTGCTTGTGCTAGCTCGAGTGCTTCCTGAAAAATGAACTTGCCGACGCTGTCAAAACTAGCAATTGGAACTAGTATTCTGTGTAGCATAACCATCTCCCAGATTATGAAATTTAAAAGAGAACAGGGAACAGGAATTAAGAACTAGGGACTAGTACTATTGACTAATAACGACCCTAAGTATCTAACTTTATTTATGCCGACCTATTTGGTAGTGTTGATTGCTATGTTGGTTGTATGGTTAAAATTGAACATGGTGCGTAATGCATAACGTAATTACTAACGCTTCCCCGAGCTAATTCTTGGAAGTGAGACATTTTTTGATGTCCAACTACAATCAAGTCAGCCTTCCAAGACTTAGCCAAATTGCAGATGGTGGAGGGAGCAGATCCAGGGATTTGAGTGAAACCAGTATTGACACCTGTGTAATTGGCAATATTTTGACGAGTTTGTAATAGTTCTAGTCCCTTTTTACTGTACTCTTCCCATTTATCTAAATGTTCATCTAGATTTTTGACATTTGGATAGCCAATTTCTAAATCCGACAAAACATGTAGTAGCATCAAGCGTGCATGGGTTACTTTAGCAATCGACAGTGCTTCTTCAAAAACATGTTGACTCGTTTCTGAGTTATCTAATGCCACTAAAATTCTTTGGAACATACAAATTCTTTTGGGGATTCAAAGCACAAATATTGTATTCAGCCCATTCTTGTCTAGGAATAAGTTCATTGCAAATTTGGAATTACATGGTTCTAAGTTGATTTTACAGAACTCTTTTTTTGTTATATATGAGTTCATTTTGAATATAGAACCGTAGAATTGTAATTTAGCTTGGTCAAGCTTATTGTTTCCAGAATGTAAGTTCATTTTTAATTGAATACTTTATATTTAGTATGTCAAGAGAAAGGGACACCCTATGGATATCCCATGCTCTCTCTAGCTAAACTAAACTCTCGGCAGGTGATTGCACTCCGTAGATTACAGAATCAACTACATGGAAAGACTTAGTTGTTGGCTCGTATACCCAAGCAATGCCTTCTGGATCTTGGATTCTGCTCCACTCAATGAAACCGGGTCTGGAACGGTGACGTGTTAGTGCTTGCGCAGATAATCCTAAGCGTTTTGCTAATTCACTTTGCTTGAGTTGTACTGTTTTATTTTCAGAAGGTTTTGCTGCCTTAACTGTGGTTGGTTGACTAGTGACTAGGGAAACATTTATTCCATTTAGAGTAATAGCAGCATTTTCTTTATGTCCATTGCCATTGCCATTGCCATTGCCATTGCCATTGCCATTTTCATGGTTGCTATGTCCATTGGTGTGAGCTAGTTGCTCTTTCACCTCAGATTGCAATTGGGAAGAAACAAGAACCTCTTCAACCTGCACATCATAGGTTGGTAGAACTTGGTTAGATGTAGATGTGGGTTGATGCTGGTGAAGCCGATTCTCTTGTTCGGCTATTTCGACTGCACTGAGTGTATGGCCTAATGGAGTGACATCACCCGGTCCCATCAATGGACGTAGACCATTGAGTTCTGCCAAAATAGCAGTACCATTGTTGATGACGACTGCCAAAATTGGATCGAGGGCAAAGAAAATACCTGAGAGCAGAGCGCCGAGGTTAGGAATGGCAACGATCGCTGTATTCTGCCAGATAATATCCATTGCTTGGCGGGCACATTTAATTGCCATGATTAAGCCGCGTAGGTCGTCTTCCATTAGTACCACATCAGCGGTTTCTCTGGCGATGTCTGTTGCACCTGCAAAGGAGATGGAAACATCGGCGTATGCTAAAGCTGCTGAGTCGTTGATACCGTCTCCACAGAAGGCAACAGTTTTTCCACTGTCGTGCAATCCTTTGACAACTTCAACTTTTTTCTCTGGGAAGGCTTCTGCATAGATGTTATCAGGATTCATGCCTAAATTACCAGCGATCGCTCTAGCTACTCGTGTGACATCACCACTTAACATATAAGCATTGATGCCCATTTCCTTTAGTTCCTTGATCACTGCCTTACTTTCTTCCCGTGGTGGATCGCTATAGCGAATCACACCTATGAGTTTGCCATCACCTGCCACATATACCAGAGATTGCCCTCCAGACTTGGCATCTGGGTAGCGGCGATCATATTCATCTAGATCGACGTTTTCCTGAGTCATAAACCGGGGGCTACCCACAATGATCTGCATTCCATCGATTTTTGCTGCTGCACCCAAACCGACTTTGTACTCCCACTCTTCACATTCCTTGAGAACGAGTCCCTTATCTCTAGCATTGTGAACGATCGCTTCCGCGATTGGGTGGGTCAGCCCTTGTTCAGCAGTAGCAGCGAGACATAACACCTCATCCTTAGTGAAGCGATCGTCCATGATATCAATGTCATTGACGCCTGCATGTCCGATGGTCAATGTTCCTGTCTTGTCAAAGACAACGGTATCGATGGTTGCCAAAATTTCAATGGCTCGACCACTGCGGATAAGGACGCCATTACGAGCGGCGTAGGTGAGTACAGAGAGAATTGTTGTGGGGACGGAAACGCGAATGCCAGTACCAAAGTCTAGTGTCAACAGCGCAACTGCCCGATTAAGGTTGCCTGAAGCAAGCCCAACACCACCAGCAATTAACAGGGTAGGCAGCACAAACTGATTTGCCACTGTTGCCGCATAGTTTTCGACACGGGTATCATGCACCGGAGCCGCCTGCATTAAGTTGACGATTACACCAGCACGAGTGTTGTTGCCAGTTCGCTCTGCCAGTATTGTCAAGTTACCGTCTACTAGTAGCGTTGAAGCAAACACTTCATCGCCTTCTCGACGAGTCACAGGAACTGATTCTCCAGTCAGCTTGCACTGGTCAAGAATACCAGTACCTGTCAAGATGATGCCGTCAACGGGAACCTGATCGCCGGGGTATACCAGGACATGATCACCCACTACCACATCTTTCGTGTCGATTTCTATTTCCTGACCATCACGAATAACGATGGTAGTTTTATTCAAACAAGACATCAAGTCAAGATTGGCTCGTTCACTACCAC
Above is a genomic segment from Fischerella sp. JS2 containing:
- the cax gene encoding calcium/proton exchanger, with translation MSRKDALLLRMLIFVPICLILSRLDVNPLLVFIMAGLAIIPLAAWIANFTEAIATRIGPTFGGLLNATFGNATEMIVSVVALQAGLIEVVKASLIGSIMANLLLGLGFALFLGGLHVQKQPFRLNAENLGTVARVNASMLNLVVVFLLAPTAIEITSITLYLETTNGFSYIASALMLICYILMLLFSMKTHSYLYGLDEDAEPESYGSEARGLYKLKLHIGLLLATTIVLLFVSEVLVSSLEEAIATTGVTELFTGVILIPMFGAAVEIITCGICGTKNKVELASSVAIGSSLQIAMFVTPILVFAGLIMGKPMNLDFDNFTVLGLGIAVLMTNSVKTDRRANWLEGILLLITYAMLAAAFFLHPSLAG
- a CDS encoding universal stress protein, whose protein sequence is MLHRILVPIASFDSVGKFIFQEALELAQATRANLRLLHVLSLDDKDTPGILSLMNTSESKKRWEEFEKPGLDLLKSFANEAIAAGVSTEYSQILGSPSRIICETAKTWEADLIVMGRRGITGISEFILGSVSNYVTHHAPCSVLVVQSSTSDESENFKETELANISSR
- a CDS encoding universal stress protein, whose protein sequence is MFQRILVALDNSETSQHVFEEALSIAKVTHARLMLLHVLSDLEIGYPNVKNLDEHLDKWEEYSKKGLELLQTRQNIANYTGVNTGFTQIPGSAPSTICNLAKSWKADLIVVGHQKMSHFQELARGSVSNYVMHYAPCSILTIQPT
- a CDS encoding heavy metal translocating P-type ATPase, encoding MTVTAVADRLVISVEAHSSQAENIHYQVVHWIPGRFRIRIPRLHEDEEYTTKLKYVLDTVEFVTEVEINAQASSLVVSYKHQPTATAIAIVQEKLFTAIQRASEVEVPLGWTGETEEKKADNEVDFVERLGFPIAGLVLSVGALVGLPIPGFVIAGVVFVGAVPVFKRAWEAIQQDRQLTIDFLDGLAISLHTLQGHYFAPSFMLGLVEGGEAVRDMTARGSERANLDLMSCLNKTTIVIRDGQEIEIDTKDVVVGDHVLVYPGDQVPVDGIILTGTGILDQCKLTGESVPVTRREGDEVFASTLLVDGNLTILAERTGNNTRAGVIVNLMQAAPVHDTRVENYAATVANQFVLPTLLIAGGVGLASGNLNRAVALLTLDFGTGIRVSVPTTILSVLTYAARNGVLIRSGRAIEILATIDTVVFDKTGTLTIGHAGVNDIDIMDDRFTKDEVLCLAATAEQGLTHPIAEAIVHNARDKGLVLKECEEWEYKVGLGAAAKIDGMQIIVGSPRFMTQENVDLDEYDRRYPDAKSGGQSLVYVAGDGKLIGVIRYSDPPREESKAVIKELKEMGINAYMLSGDVTRVARAIAGNLGMNPDNIYAEAFPEKKVEVVKGLHDSGKTVAFCGDGINDSAALAYADVSISFAGATDIARETADVVLMEDDLRGLIMAIKCARQAMDIIWQNTAIVAIPNLGALLSGIFFALDPILAVVINNGTAILAELNGLRPLMGPGDVTPLGHTLSAVEIAEQENRLHQHQPTSTSNQVLPTYDVQVEEVLVSSQLQSEVKEQLAHTNGHSNHENGNGNGNGNGNGNGHKENAAITLNGINVSLVTSQPTTVKAAKPSENKTVQLKQSELAKRLGLSAQALTRHRSRPGFIEWSRIQDPEGIAWVYEPTTKSFHVVDSVIYGVQSPAESLV